One genomic segment of Clavelina lepadiformis chromosome 3, kaClaLepa1.1, whole genome shotgun sequence includes these proteins:
- the LOC143450526 gene encoding NACHT, LRR and PYD domains-containing protein 3-like: MDENENVSGSSADENDMDSATTEPKELAAMASSSASPQTNNARSPRRHLSNGETAPKSLYTSTQESHASKVPETIVRDGPACGPHPPPYFDQNRRSNALNENPANNNVNVETIGANATHREIRIENSTIGNLSADTHTYNITYKERDRITNTYNITSPETITLQLPQSSENVNINATDEACAKLQDELRSIAEGESGKLNLPVDLDTSIKFVKLEITTSLNDDYDNLDHAGHYNRREDLLQMFDSQGNVLLDEVFEEALKRAREDAAKNSNNKEAENVLIKHGNIVGVVGQAGIGKTTLTKLLTTRILEKRILPDTKYLFYILFRNVDFTEKSALLDFLVTSNKISNWIHDEKKEEKIMQKLNQEDRHIVMILDGLDEASENMSSGRAKPTTLQKKCKSEQFIKNILSGHFFPNAKKFITSRPRQMYNLHKDHRPHFILNVLGLSQDAQKELCRQICRENSDEVLDYLEKHPDLSAYCYVPVNCILTMFCINKSLKEEQTASLRSVTGIMVFALDRYMRSEHIRGDLENIKKLISLAWNGILDQKIMFTDKDLKKAGIDEATVSNFLETKLDSDCKLKIFEGDKRNYFSHLVWQEFFSAVNLILYMSYQKFQKHVSKFGESRFEVIIKLVYGLCNLEIQKKLETILSANVLQFKSKISLLQKFALDKIPKAITDSKTTEKFLRVCEWIKEADLDDLTEAVTSVPAPEIQLKGTIYPTDVTCFHYFIRKSTRDFTLDVGPRINFVGDSCKRFFIEMNETLKNENLQLTTIRVEGRDETTDEEIDAICKCLQNVQELTLWSCKVSGKQVKTISEAIGKQEQPLHKLNLSDNKDIKDEGAEYLSHCLDNVETLHIDDCGITNKGLQYLAASVAELDVQMEEIRLPGNNINDPSDIGAQYLSKCIHKIKKLNIQKCGITASGIKLILDALIDKDHHLEELHLRENVIGNDGAKYIAGCIDRISFLGIQKCNITADGIRAIAYAVKDRPKPINTLDIDGNSVGDEGGKALSECLFNLKHLQLVGCGIGQKGVKALRTACRRLPDPKPKVGGLDQQDINM; encoded by the exons ATGGACGAAAATGAG AATGTCTCAGGCAGCAGCGCTGACGAAAATGACATGGACAGCGCAACCACTGAACCGAAGGAGCTCGCAG CCATGGCAAGTAGTAGCGCTTCTCCACAAACAAACAACGCAAGGTCACCGCGTAGACATCTGAGCAACGGAGAAACAGCGCCGAAATCTCTTTATACGTCAACCCAAGAAAGCCATGCCTCTAAAGTGCCAGAAACTATTGTAAGAGACGGACCAGCGTGTGGCCCCCATCCACCTCCATATTTCGATCAAA ACCGAAGAAGCAATGCGCTCAATGAAAATCCAGCGAATAACAACGTCAATGTTGAAACCATCGGCGCAAACG CAACACATCGCGAGATACGGATTGAAAACTCTACTATCGGAAATTTGAGTGCTGATACACATACTTACAACA tcACGTACAAAGAAAGAGATCGGATAACCAACACCTATAACA TCACCAGTCCAGAGACAATTACGCTACAACTTCCGCAATCATCGGAGAACGTAAACATTAACGCAACGGATGAGGCTT GTGCAAAACTACAAGATGAATTGAGAAGTATTGCAGAAGGAGAAAGTGGAAAACTGAATCTACCTGTAGATCTGGATACTTCAATAAAATTCGTCAAGCTTGAGATAACTACCAGCCTCAACGACGATTACGACAATTTGGACCACGCTGGACATTACAACCGCAGAGAAGACCTCCTGCAAATGTTCGATTCACAAGGCAACGTTCTGCTGGATGAAGTGTTTGAAGAAGCGCTAAAGAGAGCGAGAGAAGACGCGGCAAAAAATAGCAACAACAAGGAAGCGGAGAATGTATTAATTAAACACGGCAACATCGTTGGAGTCGTGGGGCAGGCAGGGATAGGAAAAACAACTCTAACCAAGTTGCTGACGACAAGAATCTTAGAAAAGAGAATTCTTCCTGATACAAAATACTTATTCTATATACTGTTTCGTAATGTTGATTTCACGGAGAAGAGTGCGCTTTTAGACTTTTTAGTCACAAGCAATAAGATAAGTAATTGGATTCATGATGAAAAAAAAGAGGAAAAGATTATGCAAAAACTCAATCAAGAAGATCGCCACATTGTCATGATCTTGGATGGACTAGACGAAGCATCTGAAAATATGTCGTCCGGTCGAGCTAAGCCAACAACCTTGCAAAAGAAATGCAAATCCgaacaatttataaaaaacatactttccggacatttttttccaaatgccAAGAAGTTCATCACATCCCGGCCACGGCAAATGTACAATTTGCATAAAGATCATCGGcctcattttattttgaatgtTTTGGGGCTTAGTCAAGATGCTCAAAAGGAACTTTGTCGTCAGATATGCCGAGAAAACTCTGACGAAGTCCTGGACTATTTGGAAAAACATCCAGATCTTTCAGCGTATTGCTACGTGCCAGTTAATTGCATCCTGACCATGTTCTGCatcaacaaaagtttaaaagaagAGCAAACAGCGAGTCTTCGATCCGTGACCGGGATTATGGTTTTTGCCTTGGACAGGTACATGAGGAGCGAACACATTCGGGGCGATCTTGAGaacataaaaaaacttatCTCTTTGGCTTGGAACGGTATCCTTGATCAGAAAATCATGTTCACAGACAAAGATTTGAAGAAGGCCGGAATTGACGAGGCCACTGTAAGCAATTTTCTTGAAACAAAACTAGATTCCGATTGCAAGCTGAAGATATTTGAGGGTGACAAACGTAACTACTTTTCGCACTTGGTCTGGCAGGAATTTTTCTCTGCTGTGAATTTAATTCTCTACATGTCGTaccaaaaatttcagaaaCATGTTTCCAAATTTGGTGAAAGCAGGTTTGAGGTCATCATCAAGCTTGTTTATGGACTTTGCAATTTGGAAATCCAAAAGAAACTGGAGACAATTTTGTCTGCAAACGTCCTTCAATTTAAATCTAAAATTTCTTTACTTCAGAAATTTGCACTTGACAAAATTCCCAAAGCAATCACGGACAGCAAAACCACAGAGAAATTTCTGCGAGTTTGCGAGTGGATCAAAGAAGCAGACCTAGATGACCTTACTGAGGCGGTGACAAGCGTCCCAGCACCCGAGATTCAACTGAAAGGAACAATTTATCCAACTGATGTTACTTGCTTTCACTATTTTATCCGCAAGTCTACAAGGGACTTCACACTCGATGTTGGGCCACGAATTAACTTTGTAGGTGATAGTTGTAAGCGATTCTTCATCGAAATGAACGAAACGTTGAAGAATGAAAACCTTCAG CTCACAACGATACGAGTCGAAGGCAGAGACGAAACAACAGATGAAGAGATCGATGCAATTTgcaaatgcttacaaaacgtGCAAGAGCTCACATTGTGGAGTTGCAAAGTATCCGGAAAACAAGTGAAAACTATCAGCGAAGCTATCGGGAAGCAAGAGCAGCCG CTTCACAAACTCAATTTGAGCGACAATAAAGACATCAAAGACGAGGGCGCGGAGTATCTGTCTCATTGCTTGGACAACGTCGAAACACTTCACATAGATGACTGTGGTATCACAAACAAAGGGCTTCAATATCTAGCAGCATCTGTTGCTGAACTTGACGTGCAA ATGGAGGAAATCCGTCTTCCTGGCAATAACATCAATGATCCCAGTGATATTGGAGCTCAATATCTTTCCAAATGTATTCACAAAATCAAGAAGTTAAACATCCAGAAATGTGGCATCACAGCATCAGGAATAAAACTCATCTTGGACGCTCTTATCGATAAAGATCATCAC TTGGAAGAATTACATCTACGTGAAAACGTTATCGGGAATGATGGAGCAAAGTACATCGCCGGTTGCATCGATCGTATTTCCTTTCTTGGGATCCAGAAATGCAACATAACTGCAGATGGCATCCGAGCGATTGCATATGCCGTGAAAGACCGTCCTAAACCG ATTAACACCCTAGACATTGATGGCAATTCGGTAGGCGACGAAGGTGGAAAAGCGCTCTCCGAATGCTTATTTAATCTCAAGCACTTACAGTTAGTCGGGTGTGGCATTGGACAAAAAGGAGTAAAAGCTCTTAGAACAGCTTGTAGGAGATTGCCGGATCCG AAGCCAAAAGTGGGTGGGTTAGACCAACAAGACATCAACATGTAG
- the LOC143448649 gene encoding hydroxysteroid 11-beta-dehydrogenase 1-like protein, translating to MSFLCKSAFVVSVAVLVSWLTSDDGFNPDELKGKRVLITGGSQNIGEEIALQYAKLGAKIVVTARREKELKTVVEECKKSGAMYANYIVADMSDLNQIKSVVDTAAEYLGGLDYLVLNHVIGLSNPGLWNGSEFNLNFAEKSATINYVSYVYMSTHATPYLKGSTGHVIVVSSLAGHVYTIYNAVYGATKAAINQFYSSLRLEMALQNRYDYSITICLLGPIATKKSRWEKYPDQVNIKGYPLVDTAKEILRAGATRSPYIFIPKWTIVSGIQRAFATDRLDKLFLKLFYNK from the exons ATGAGTTTTCTATGCAAATCGGCGTTTGTTGTCTCAGTTGCTGTTTTGGTTTCTTGGTTAACAAGTGATGACGGTTTTAACCCTG atGAACTGAAGGGAAAGCGTGTGCTGATAACAGGAGGAAGCCAAAATATTGGCGAAGAGATTGCGCTGCAGTATGCAAAGCTGGGAGCCAAAATTGTTGTCACCGCAAGGAGGGAAAAAGAGCTGAAGAcg gTTGTAGAGGAATGCAAGAAGTCTGGTGCCATGTATGCCAATTATATTGTAGCAGATATGTCTGACCTGAACCAAATTAAATCTGTCGTCGATACAGCAGCAGAGTATTTAG GTGGTTTGGATTACTTAGTTCTGAATCATGTGATTGGTTTGAGCAATCCTGGTCTATGGAATGGGAGTGAATTTAACTTGAACTTTGctgaaaa GTCAGCAACAATAAATTATGTAAGTTATGTGTACATGTCTACCCATGCAACACCATATCTAAAAGGATCAACTGGCCATGTTATCGTGGTGTCATCATTAGCAG gACATGTTTACACAATCTATAACGCCGTTTATGGTGCCACAAAGGCAGCCATTAATCAATTCTATTCAAGCCTGAGGTTGGAAATGGCGTTGCAAAACAGATACGATTATTCCATCACAATATGTTTACTGGGAccaattgcaacaaaaaagaGCAGATGGGAAAAATA cCCTGATCAAGTCAACATAAAGGGATATCCCCTAGTTGATACGGCAAAAGAAATCTTAAGAG CTGGTGCAACAAGATCCCCCTACATTTTTATTCCCAAGTGGACGATCGTATCAGGGATACAGAGAGCTTTCGCAACTGACCGACTGGACAAGCTGTTTTTAAAGCTGTTCTACAACAAATAA